CTGGTCCTCCGCGGGCGCCCGTGGCTTCCGCGGCAGCCGCAAGTCGACGCCGTTCGCCGCCCAGGTGGCCGCCGGTGACGCCGCGGCCAAGGCGATGGAGCACGGTCTGAAGAACGTGACGGTGCTGGTGAAGGGTCCGGGCGCGGGCCGTGAGTCCGCCCTGCGCGCGCTGGCCGCCGCTGGCCTGAAGATCGCCCTCATCCGCGATGTGACGCCCATCCCGCACAACGGCTGCCGTCAGCCCAAGCGCCGCCGCGTCTAGTTCCATTCCGGGCCGCTTCCTCCCTGGGAGGGAGCGGCCCCAGACCATCTTTCGACACGGAGAAGCATCGTGGCCCGTTATACCGCCTCCTCCTGCCGCATCTGCCGGCGGGAGAACCTGAAGATGTACCTGAAGGGTGACCGCTGCTACACGGACAAGTGTGCCATCGAGCGGCGTCCCTATCCCCCCGGTCAGCACGGCCAGGGCCGCGTGAAGTTCTCCGGCTACGGCGTGCAGCTGCGCGAGAAGCAGAAGGTCAAGCGCATGTACGGCCTGCTGGAGAGCCAGTTCCGGGGCTACTACCACCGCGCCTCGGCCGCCAAGGGCAAGACGGGTGAGAACCTCCTGCAGCAGCTGGAGCTCCGCCTGGACAACGTGGTGTTCCGCATGGGCTTCGCGGACACGCGCAACGAGGCGCGCCAGCTCGTGCGCCACGGCCACTTCACCGTCAACGGCAAGCGGGTGAACATCCCCTCGTTCGCCGTCAAGCCGGGCACCACCATCGAGGTGGCGGAGAAGAGCCGGAAGATCCTCCGCATCTCCGAGGCCCTGGAGACCGTGGATCGCCGCGGCGTGCCGCAGTGGATCGACCTGGACAAGAAGTCCTTCAAGGCCACGGTGAAGAGCCCGCCCAACCGCGAGGACCTCACCATGCCCATCCAGGAGCAGCTCATCGTCGAGTTGTACTCGAAGTAATCGGACGGGCAGGCCCGTCCCCGGGCTCGCCGCCGATGCTTCCGCACACGCCCTGGCCTCACCGCCGGGGCGTCGTGCTTCTGCCGCAGACACCCCACGTGCCCATCCTCCCGCCGCCGGGGCGGGGAAGTTGGTGGTGGTCCACGTCACGAGGAGAAGAAGGACATGGCTGATACTTTCATCGCGAAGAACTGGCGGGACCTCATCAAGCCGCGTCGGCTCGAGGTCGATCAGGACTCGCTCACCCCCACCTACGGCAAGTTCGTCGCCGAGCCGCTGGAGCGGGGTTTTGGCACCACGCTGGGCAACTCCCTGCGCCGCGTGCTGCTGTCGAGCCTCCAGGGCGCGGCCGTCACCACGGTGAAGATCGAGAACGTGGACCACGAGTTCCAGACCATCCCCGAGGTGGCCGAGGACGTCACGGACGTCGTGTTGAATCTGAAGGAGGTCCTCCTCCGGATGCACACGAACGAGCAGAAGACGCTGCGCATCGAGGCGGAGGGTCCCAAGGAGGTCAAGGCCGGTGACATCATCGCCGACCAGGACGTGGAGATCCTCAACCCGGGTCACCACATCTGCACCATCTCCGAGGGCGGCAAGGTCCGCATGGAGCTCACGTGCCGCCGCGGCCGTGGCTACGTGCCCGCCTCCGTGAACAAGGTGGCTGGCTCGCCCATCGGCACCATCCCCATCGACTCGCTCTTCTCGCCCATCCGCAAGGTGAACTACCAGGTCACCAACGCGCGCGTCGGTCAGGTCACCGACTACGACAAGCTCACCCTCGAGGTGTGGACGGACGGCTCCGTCACGCCCCAGGACGCCGTCGCCTACGCGGCGAAGATCGTCAAGGAGCAGCTCACGGTGTTCGTCAACTTCGACGAGACCGAGGAGCCCGTGGCCGTCGAGGCCCCCAAGGAGGAGGCCAAGCTCAACGAGAACCTCTTCCGCTCCGTGGACGAGCTGGAGCTCTCGGTGCGCTCGGCCAACTGCCTGCAGCAGGCCAACATCAAGACGATCGGCGACCTGGTGCAGCGCACCGAGGCCGAGATGCTCAAGACCAAGAACTTCGGCCGCAAGTCCTTGAAGGAAATCAAGGAGATCCTCGCGGAGATGGGCCTGTCGCTCGGCATGAAGCTGGAGAACTGGCCGCCGAAGACCCCGCCCGCCGCGCCTCCTCCGAGCCCCGCGGCCACCGCGCCGAAGGCCTAGTCGTCGTCTGTTGAAGTCCCTGCCCACCCGGGGCGGCATGGTTTCATGCCCCGGGGCGAGCAGGGGGCCCTCACCGGCCCAACCCCGCAGCGGTGGAGCCCGTGCCGGCCTCCATCCTTTCCACCCGGTACCTCGTACGGCCGGAGTGGTGGGCCCCTTCAAGGCCCGGAGTCAGTCCCATGCGTCACAAGGTTGGACAACGGAAGCTCCACCGCACCACGAGCCACCGGCTCGCGATGCTGCACAACATGGTCACCTCGCTGCTCGAGCACGAGGCCATCCGCACCACGCTGCCCAAGGCCAAGGAGGCCCGGGCCCTCGCCGAGCGCATCATCACCCTCGGCAAGCGCGGCGGTCTGTCCAATGTGCGCCTCGCGGAGCGCACCGTCCGCAATCGCGTCATCCTGAAGAAGGTCTTCGGGGAGTACAAGGAGCGCTACGCCAACCGGCCGGGTGGTTACACCCGCATCGTCCGGCTCGGCTTCCGTCGCGGTGACGGCGCCGAGATGGCCCTGCTGGAGCTGGTGGATCGTCCCGCCAAGAGCACCCCGGTCGACGCGCCGGAGACCGAGGCCCAGGGCGAGGCCTCCGAGAACAAGGCGGAGTAGTCGGCCGTCCTGAGCGTGTGTGGTTCACGGGAGCGTCCTTCCTCCGGGAAGGGCGCTCTCGTGCTTTTTGGAGGGCCCCCTAGCCGCGCGGGAAGGCTAGGGCGCTTCTTCCGTGAGGTTGTGGCCGTTCTCGAGCAGTCGGGCCCGGCCCTCGGACGTGCGCATCTCGACATCGCGGATCTTGATGTCCGAGGGAGCCGCCCGTCCGTCCGCGCCCAGCAGTTGCTTGGGGGTGACGGTGAGCTCCTTGGTCGGATCCACGCGCGCGACGGAGGCCCGCCACTCCGCGCCCCGGTTGTCCCTGACGACGACGATGACGTCGCGCCACGTCTCGTCGCTCTTGTTCATGATCGTCACCGAGGCGCGGCTGGTGATGGGGATGAGCTTCGCGCCGAAGTCACCCGTCTCCTTCACGCCCCGGGCGCAGGTGAGTCCCACGGTGGCGAGCGACAGAAACACCCAGCCGCCCACGATGAAGGCCTTGTACTTGAAGAAGCGGTCCTGCTGACGGAAGTCGCCGACCATCTCCTTCAGGACGGCCACGGCGTTGAGCGCCACGTTGGCGGACTCGGATTTCAGCCGCTGGCTGATCGCCTCTTCCTGGCCCTTGGGCAGGGGCGCCGTGCGCGCGGCGGACATCACCCGGGGATTCGTCGTCGACGACACACGCGGCGTCGTCGTCGAGGACACACGAGGCGTGCCCGTGGACGATACGCGAGGAGTCGTCGTCGACGACGGCGTCCCCCGTCGGGGCGGCTGCGATTGATCGGCACCATCACTCATCGGTTCCCTCAGTGTAGAGGGCCCGGGCCGCCGCTGGCTACTGGCCCTTCACGGCCGCTTGAGCTGTTGCAGTGCTCGCGAGGCCACCGCGTTCTCCGGCTGGGCCTCGAGCACCTTGCCAAGCCACTGCTCCGCCTTCGCCGCCGCTTCCCGGCGCTCTTCCGGACGCGAGGACTGGCGTGCCTGCTCGGTGAACAGGATGCCCAGGCGCAGGGTGAACTCGAGGTTCTCCGGCTCCTTGTCCACCACCCGCTTCAGCTCGCGCTCCGCCCCCGCCCAGTCGCCCTCGAGCTGGAGCACCAGCGCCAGCTTGCCCCGCGGCGGCGCCTCGTCCGGCTCCAGGTGCGTCAGTACCCGGAAGGCCTCGCCCGCGGCCTTCAAGTCCTTGCGCTCCAGCCGGATGTCGCCGAGCCGGAACCACGCCATGTCCAACAACGGGTTGAGCTCCACCGCCTTCTCGAAGTGAGGCAGCGCCGCTTCCGGCCGCTGCCTCGCCAGGTACAGCTCCCCCAGGTAGAAGTGGTTCTTGCCGTCCGCCGGCGCCAGCTCGATGGCCCGCTTGAACTCCTCGACCGCCCGGCCCGCGTCATCCAGGCGCTGCCACGCCAGCCCCATCAGCGCGTGCACCACCGCCAGGTCCGGATAGTCCCGAAGGATCTCCTCGAAGGCGATGATGGCCGGGTGGGGCGCGTCCAGCTCCTGGAGGTAGCGCATGCCTTCCTCCAGCTTGGACTCGGCCGCCTTGGGAAAGCGCGTGAACGGATCCGCGAGCTGGTTCATCAGCGCTCGCGCCGTCGCCACCTCGGCGGGGCTCGGCTCCTTCCTCACCAGCACGGACAGGGCCGCCACCGCCCCCGGCTCGTCCCCGGTGCGATGCAGTGCCTTGGCCAGTGGCAGGCGGATGCCCGCGCGCTCCGGCGCCAGCTCGGCCGCCCGGCGCAACGGGCCCACCGCCGCCGCGTACTGCTCGGACTCCAGCAGGGCGAGCCCCAGGCGGTAATGGAACTCGGGCTCGTCCGGCCGCAGCTCCAGGGCGCGCTGGAAGGCGGTCACCGCGGTCGTCCCCGCATCCGACGCCCGCGAGAAGTACGCGAGCCCCAGCATGTAGTGGTTCACCGCCCGCTCCGCCTGGCCGTTGCGGCGGAGCAGCTCGGCGATCCACGCCTCCGCCCGGCCCGCCTTCACCTGGGCCTCGGTGAGCGTGCGCGCCAGCTCCAGGTCCTCCGGCGCCCGGGCCGCTTCGGCCTCCAGCAAGGGGAGGGCGCGCTCGGGCTGGTTCCTCGCGAGGTACTCGCGGGCCTGGGCACGCGCGTCGAGCGGTCGCCCGGTGGCTCCGTGCTGACAGCCCGTGGTCAGGCCCAGGCCGAGCACGCACAACCAGGGACTCAGCCGGCGGCGCACGCCGGCACGCCGGGAAGGGGAACAAGGGGGGAGGGGCACGCGGTCTCCTCTAAGGGGCTCTCGTGGACTCAGGATGCACTGCGACGCGACACGCTCTGGCCCTCGACGCCCATGGCGGCCACGGCCTCCTCGGAGTCACCGCCCTTGCCGCCCAGCTCGAGGCTCTGCGCGATGATGACGTCGCGCACGGCCCGGGCCAGGCCCTCGCGGTCGTTGTCGGCGAAGCGCGTGGTGTCGATGGGCTTGCCAATCTTCACGTACACGGGGCCCGGCTGGATGTTCCAGGAGTTCTTCGGCATCACCGTGCCCGAGCCTTCGATGGTGATGGGCACCACGGGCACCTTCGCCTTGAGCGCCAGGGCGAACGGTCCCTTCTTGAAGGGCAGCACGCGGCCGTCGTCCGAGCGCGTGCCCTCCGGGTAGAGGAACACGCTCGTGCCGCCGCGAATCTTCCGCGCCGCGTCATCCAGCGAGGCGATGGCCTTCTCGCGCCGGCCCCGGTTGATGAAGACATGGCCCGCCATCCACAGATACCAGCCGATGAGCGGCACGTACTTGAGCTGGTGCTTGGCCACGTAGCGGAAGTTCACCGGCACCGCCACGAAGTGGATGGGGATGTCCAGCGTCGACTGATGGTTGGAGACGTAGATGGTGGGGCGCTTGGGGTCCACGTTCTCCTGGCCGGTCACCACCACCCGGGCCCCGCCCGTCGCGATGAGCACCGGCGACCACAGCCGGCGCGCCACCCACACCGTGGCGCCAGGATTGAGGGTAACCAGCGCCACCACCACCGTCAGTGGAAAGAACACGGCGGTGGCCACCACGGCGACCACCATGCACAACAGGTTGCGGAGCATCCTGGCGACCTCGGCTTCGTCCAAAGGGGGAGCGTGCCGCCCGGTACGGCACCCGGACTCCCACCTGGCAAGGCGGAACATCCGGGCCCCCCACGTCTCTTCCTCACCGCTCGGGTGGGGGAATCGCAGAGGGCGGGGGCGGGGGACGGCATGACGGGGAGCCTATCTACCATCACCTTGCCGCTGGTGTGTGCTCGCGGGTGGGGATAGAAGCGGAACGCCTTGGCCCGAAAGAAGTTCATCGCGATCGCGGGAAACATCGGCGCGGGGAAGACGGAGCTCACGTCCTTCCTCTGCCGGAAGTACGACCTCACTCCCTTCTTCGAACCCAACGAGCAGAACCCCTACCTGGCCGACTTCTACGCGGACATGAAGACCTGGGCCTTCCGCTCCCAGCTCTTCTTCCTCACCACCAAGTTCCGCCTCCAACGCCAGCTCGAGCGCTCCCCCGGCACCGTCCTGCAGGACCGGACGCTCTACGAGGACGCGGAAATCTTCGCCAAGAACCTCCACCGCCAGCGCTTCATCGACAAGCGCGACTGGGCCCTGTACTCGGACCTCTACGAGACGTTCTCCCAGACGCTCGCTCCGCCGGACCTGATGATCTACCTGCGCTGCCCCGTGCGCACCCTGCGCCAGCGCATCCGTCTGCGCGGACGGGAGATGGAGCAGGATATCCCTCCCTCGTACCTCAAGCGGCTGAACGGCCTGTACGAGGAATGGTTCAGT
Above is a window of Cystobacter fuscus DNA encoding:
- the rpsK gene encoding 30S ribosomal protein S11, translating into MAEETNAPAAAAAPAAGGETAAARKKSKKGKKNILNGVVHIQSTFNNTIITITDVSGNVISWSSAGARGFRGSRKSTPFAAQVAAGDAAAKAMEHGLKNVTVLVKGPGAGRESALRALAAAGLKIALIRDVTPIPHNGCRQPKRRRV
- a CDS encoding tetratricopeptide repeat protein; the protein is MPLPPCSPSRRAGVRRRLSPWLCVLGLGLTTGCQHGATGRPLDARAQAREYLARNQPERALPLLEAEAARAPEDLELARTLTEAQVKAGRAEAWIAELLRRNGQAERAVNHYMLGLAYFSRASDAGTTAVTAFQRALELRPDEPEFHYRLGLALLESEQYAAAVGPLRRAAELAPERAGIRLPLAKALHRTGDEPGAVAALSVLVRKEPSPAEVATARALMNQLADPFTRFPKAAESKLEEGMRYLQELDAPHPAIIAFEEILRDYPDLAVVHALMGLAWQRLDDAGRAVEEFKRAIELAPADGKNHFYLGELYLARQRPEAALPHFEKAVELNPLLDMAWFRLGDIRLERKDLKAAGEAFRVLTHLEPDEAPPRGKLALVLQLEGDWAGAERELKRVVDKEPENLEFTLRLGILFTEQARQSSRPEERREAAAKAEQWLGKVLEAQPENAVASRALQQLKRP
- the rplQ gene encoding 50S ribosomal protein L17, giving the protein MRHKVGQRKLHRTTSHRLAMLHNMVTSLLEHEAIRTTLPKAKEARALAERIITLGKRGGLSNVRLAERTVRNRVILKKVFGEYKERYANRPGGYTRIVRLGFRRGDGAEMALLELVDRPAKSTPVDAPETEAQGEASENKAE
- the rpsD gene encoding 30S ribosomal protein S4, producing the protein MARYTASSCRICRRENLKMYLKGDRCYTDKCAIERRPYPPGQHGQGRVKFSGYGVQLREKQKVKRMYGLLESQFRGYYHRASAAKGKTGENLLQQLELRLDNVVFRMGFADTRNEARQLVRHGHFTVNGKRVNIPSFAVKPGTTIEVAEKSRKILRISEALETVDRRGVPQWIDLDKKSFKATVKSPPNREDLTMPIQEQLIVELYSK
- a CDS encoding lysophospholipid acyltransferase family protein; this encodes MLRNLLCMVVAVVATAVFFPLTVVVALVTLNPGATVWVARRLWSPVLIATGGARVVVTGQENVDPKRPTIYVSNHQSTLDIPIHFVAVPVNFRYVAKHQLKYVPLIGWYLWMAGHVFINRGRREKAIASLDDAARKIRGGTSVFLYPEGTRSDDGRVLPFKKGPFALALKAKVPVVPITIEGSGTVMPKNSWNIQPGPVYVKIGKPIDTTRFADNDREGLARAVRDVIIAQSLELGGKGGDSEEAVAAMGVEGQSVSRRSAS
- a CDS encoding DNA-directed RNA polymerase subunit alpha, with amino-acid sequence MADTFIAKNWRDLIKPRRLEVDQDSLTPTYGKFVAEPLERGFGTTLGNSLRRVLLSSLQGAAVTTVKIENVDHEFQTIPEVAEDVTDVVLNLKEVLLRMHTNEQKTLRIEAEGPKEVKAGDIIADQDVEILNPGHHICTISEGGKVRMELTCRRGRGYVPASVNKVAGSPIGTIPIDSLFSPIRKVNYQVTNARVGQVTDYDKLTLEVWTDGSVTPQDAVAYAAKIVKEQLTVFVNFDETEEPVAVEAPKEEAKLNENLFRSVDELELSVRSANCLQQANIKTIGDLVQRTEAEMLKTKNFGRKSLKEIKEILAEMGLSLGMKLENWPPKTPPAAPPPSPAATAPKA
- a CDS encoding deoxynucleoside kinase, whose protein sequence is MARKKFIAIAGNIGAGKTELTSFLCRKYDLTPFFEPNEQNPYLADFYADMKTWAFRSQLFFLTTKFRLQRQLERSPGTVLQDRTLYEDAEIFAKNLHRQRFIDKRDWALYSDLYETFSQTLAPPDLMIYLRCPVRTLRQRIRLRGREMEQDIPPSYLKRLNGLYEEWFSGYKLSPVLVLPTDKLDYVTDLVDRVDLLRQIEKYL